The Tautonia plasticadhaerens nucleotide sequence TCAACTTGGCCGCCAGGGAAACGACCGGCGGGCCACTCCCGCATTTTGCGGGCCTTGCCCCTTCCGGCGGCGGTGTGGTCCTGCATGGCGAGGATGAGGAGCCGGTGCTCAGCCGACGCCTCCTGGACGCCGGGGCCGCCTGGATCGGGTCCGCATCCTCGCAGGCGGATTCGCCCTGCCGCAGTTCCTCGATAGCCTGGAGGAGGCAATTTCGGAGG carries:
- a CDS encoding AAA family ATPase; protein product: MTINENISGSDNSPQIVGTALGGAGNRRTGGERDAAVGPGSGRIALQAGELGLLDGAPGLRKSLMALNLAARETTGGPLPHFAGLAPSGGGVVLHGEDEEPVLSRRLLDAGAAWIGSASSQADSPCRSSSIAWRRQFRRSMCGR